A stretch of [Clostridium] scindens DNA encodes these proteins:
- a CDS encoding HelD family protein — MDRQYDGALFLADVTEKIKTRLEEIDRSLAEGQQEIENMHEYYWENYTEMDQYGYEDYDNQQALLHQVNANQEKWMQKHRYEKMIASPFFGRVDFICEGEMEPYYIGIGNFAPHLGMRPMVYDWRAPVSGLFYDYDSGPAFYEAPAGRIEGEIRAKWQYKIKNERLIYAFESDTKIDDEILKEELGKNGDVRLKNIVRTIQKEQNAIIRNTKDKILAIQGAAGSGKTSVALHRIAYLLYHDRKNLKSSNILILSPNSVFADYISHILPELGEENIREMSFDLFAYRELKDTAADCEDRYHQLERLMRCSDARSAERYHEKQSEAFIGQTEGFLASLEDALLDFKDVEFREMKLTEEELIRLFYFKFKETPLLARMDAVMEYFIDAYETLHGRSLSDEERERLQGKFDQMYVTKDIYEIYNMLMEECGYPKLPKASYEKRLIEYEDVFPMLYLKYRLKGTKAHKHIKHLVIDEMQDYSYLQYVILQNLFSCRMTILGDRAQTLDEKPHDVLAFLPRIFGKGIRKIVMDKSYRNTVEIADYAARISGIEGTELLNRHGKPVEEQTFSKAEEMLDAICENLNLGENEENSANAARSSEGYETAAVLTMTEGEAIAIYRLLKNRGIEASYVDRDSSLFKKGLTVTTFYLAKGLEFDQVFEIQGDKENPLLGQAAYICATRALHELYVYCLEG, encoded by the coding sequence ATGGACAGACAGTATGATGGCGCGCTGTTTTTAGCGGACGTGACAGAAAAAATAAAAACCAGGCTTGAAGAAATCGACCGGTCTCTTGCAGAAGGCCAGCAGGAGATTGAAAACATGCACGAGTATTACTGGGAGAATTATACGGAGATGGACCAGTATGGCTATGAGGATTACGATAATCAGCAGGCGCTGCTGCATCAGGTGAATGCCAATCAGGAAAAATGGATGCAGAAGCACAGGTATGAGAAGATGATCGCTTCCCCATTCTTCGGGAGAGTAGACTTTATCTGCGAGGGAGAGATGGAGCCATACTATATCGGTATCGGAAACTTTGCGCCGCATCTGGGGATGAGGCCTATGGTGTACGACTGGCGGGCCCCGGTCAGCGGCCTGTTCTACGATTATGACAGCGGCCCGGCCTTCTACGAGGCCCCGGCTGGCCGGATAGAAGGGGAGATCCGTGCTAAGTGGCAGTACAAGATTAAGAACGAAAGACTCATCTATGCCTTTGAGAGCGATACGAAGATCGATGATGAGATTCTAAAGGAAGAACTGGGAAAGAACGGCGATGTCAGGCTTAAAAATATCGTGCGTACCATACAGAAGGAGCAGAATGCCATTATCCGCAACACCAAGGATAAGATCCTGGCAATCCAGGGAGCAGCGGGGAGCGGCAAGACGAGCGTCGCCCTGCACCGCATCGCGTACCTTCTTTACCATGACCGTAAGAACCTGAAGTCTTCCAACATACTGATCCTGTCGCCCAACAGCGTCTTTGCCGACTATATTTCCCATATTCTTCCGGAACTGGGGGAGGAGAACATCCGGGAAATGAGTTTTGACCTGTTTGCCTATCGGGAACTGAAGGATACGGCAGCGGACTGCGAGGACAGATACCATCAGCTGGAACGCTTGATGCGATGTTCGGATGCCAGGAGCGCAGAACGATACCACGAGAAGCAGTCGGAGGCATTCATCGGGCAGACGGAGGGCTTCCTTGCTTCGTTGGAAGATGCACTTCTGGATTTTAAGGATGTGGAATTCCGGGAAATGAAATTGACCGAGGAGGAATTGATCCGTCTGTTCTACTTCAAGTTTAAAGAGACGCCGCTTCTTGCAAGGATGGATGCGGTAATGGAGTATTTCATTGACGCATACGAGACCTTGCATGGCAGGTCCCTTTCTGACGAGGAGAGGGAACGGCTTCAAGGTAAGTTTGATCAGATGTATGTGACAAAGGATATCTATGAGATCTACAATATGCTTATGGAAGAATGCGGGTATCCGAAACTTCCCAAGGCCTCATATGAGAAGCGCCTGATCGAGTATGAGGATGTGTTTCCCATGCTCTATCTTAAGTACAGGCTGAAGGGAACGAAAGCCCATAAGCATATCAAGCATCTGGTCATAGATGAGATGCAGGATTATTCGTATCTTCAGTATGTCATCCTTCAGAATCTGTTCTCCTGCAGGATGACGATCCTGGGAGACCGGGCGCAGACGCTGGATGAAAAGCCCCATGACGTGCTTGCCTTCCTGCCCCGGATATTCGGAAAGGGAATCCGTAAGATCGTGATGGATAAGAGTTACCGCAATACGGTAGAAATTGCAGACTATGCAGCACGGATCAGCGGCATCGAAGGAACGGAACTTCTGAACCGGCATGGGAAGCCAGTAGAAGAACAGACATTTTCCAAAGCGGAAGAGATGCTGGATGCAATCTGCGAGAATCTGAACTTGGGAGAGAATGAGGAAAATAGCGCCAACGCTGCGAGGAGCAGCGAGGGATACGAGACGGCAGCAGTTCTTACAATGACGGAAGGGGAAGCCATTGCTATCTATCGGCTCCTTAAGAACAGAGGCATTGAGGCATCCTATGTTGACCGGGATAGCAGTTTATTTAAGAAGGGACTGACGGTTACGACCTTCTATCTCGCGAAAGGACTGGAGTTTGACCAGGTATTTGAGATTCAGGGGGACAAAGAGAATCCACTTCTTGGGCAGGCCGCCTATATCTGTGCCACCAGAGCCCTTCATGAATTATATGTATATTGCCTGGAGGGGTAA
- a CDS encoding DNA topoisomerase III, translating to MKSLVLAEKPSVARDIARVLDCHKNLPGAIEGSKYIVTWALGHLVTLADPEEYDKKFKEWNMSYLPMLPEKWELVVIKQTSKQYHNVKTQLFRKDVSDIIIATDAGREGELVARWILDKSGCHKPIKRLWISSVTDKAIREGFLSLKDGRQYNNLYYAAKSRAEADWLVGINATRALTCKYNAQFSCGRVQTPTLAIIARREEEIRTFKPEEYYGLSCVAGNVKWSWQNEKNGSLRSFQRSFITDLESSLKGQALQITDVQKSAKKTFSPGLYDLTELQRDANRRFGFSAKETLNIMQRLYEQHKVLTYPRTDSRYIGSDIVPTIKERLKACNIGPYKKFIPSLLKAPIKTSKAFVDDAKVSDHHAIIPTEEYVQLEHMSNDERKIYDLVIRRFISVLYPAFEYEQTTLKASACGQAFTAKGKVIRSPGWKAIYDSSSAADSSFLDDPEEDDASWQSCEQPLPLLKKGEQLSISQISLTTGKTKPPARFTEATLLTAMENPVKYMESRDAKARKMLGETGGLGTVATRADIIEKLFHSFLIEKKGNEILITSKGKQLLELVPEDLKKPELTAKWELELSNIAKGAHKDAQFLAEIQDYTKELIQEIKTADGTFRHDNLTNTKCPRCGKRMLAVNGKNARLLVCQDRECGYRETIARLSNARCPNCHKKMEIIKKGEEETFVCACGYKEKLSAFKKRREKEGAGVSKKDVQNYLKKQKEEPINNAFANALANIKIDT from the coding sequence ATGAAATCACTCGTACTGGCTGAAAAGCCTTCTGTAGCCCGCGACATTGCCCGGGTTCTGGACTGTCACAAGAACCTGCCGGGTGCCATCGAGGGCAGCAAATATATCGTGACCTGGGCCCTGGGGCATCTCGTAACCTTGGCTGACCCGGAGGAATATGACAAAAAGTTCAAAGAATGGAATATGTCCTACCTCCCCATGCTTCCGGAAAAATGGGAGCTGGTGGTCATCAAGCAGACCTCCAAGCAGTATCACAATGTCAAGACCCAACTCTTCCGCAAGGATGTATCGGACATTATCATTGCCACAGATGCCGGGCGGGAAGGCGAACTGGTCGCCCGCTGGATCCTTGACAAGTCCGGCTGCCATAAGCCGATCAAAAGGCTGTGGATCTCATCCGTTACGGATAAGGCTATCCGGGAAGGATTCTTAAGTTTAAAAGACGGGCGCCAATACAATAATCTGTATTACGCAGCAAAAAGCCGCGCTGAGGCCGACTGGCTGGTGGGCATCAACGCCACCCGGGCGCTGACCTGCAAGTATAATGCCCAGTTCTCCTGCGGACGGGTACAGACGCCTACCCTGGCAATCATTGCCCGCCGGGAAGAAGAGATCCGTACCTTCAAGCCGGAAGAATACTATGGCCTTTCCTGCGTCGCCGGCAATGTAAAATGGTCCTGGCAGAATGAAAAAAATGGAAGCCTGCGCTCGTTTCAGCGTTCTTTCATCACGGATCTGGAATCCAGCCTCAAGGGTCAGGCTCTGCAGATAACGGATGTCCAGAAGTCCGCCAAGAAAACGTTTTCTCCGGGCTTATACGACTTAACGGAACTACAGCGGGATGCCAACCGGCGTTTTGGCTTCTCCGCCAAAGAGACCCTGAATATCATGCAGCGCCTCTATGAGCAGCATAAGGTCCTGACTTATCCCAGAACGGACTCCCGCTACATTGGCTCCGACATCGTTCCAACCATCAAGGAGCGCCTGAAAGCATGCAATATCGGACCTTACAAGAAGTTCATACCTTCGCTTTTAAAAGCGCCTATAAAGACCAGCAAGGCGTTCGTAGATGACGCGAAGGTCAGCGACCACCATGCCATCATCCCGACGGAAGAATATGTCCAGCTGGAGCATATGAGCAACGATGAGCGCAAGATCTATGATCTGGTGATACGGAGATTTATCAGCGTCCTCTATCCGGCCTTCGAATATGAGCAGACTACTTTGAAGGCCTCCGCCTGCGGCCAGGCCTTTACTGCCAAAGGAAAGGTCATCCGATCTCCTGGCTGGAAGGCTATCTATGATTCCTCCAGCGCAGCTGACAGTTCTTTCCTGGATGATCCGGAAGAAGACGATGCCTCCTGGCAGTCCTGCGAACAGCCCCTGCCGCTCCTTAAGAAAGGAGAGCAACTATCCATCAGCCAGATTTCCCTGACGACAGGGAAGACAAAACCGCCTGCAAGGTTTACCGAGGCGACCCTGCTGACTGCTATGGAGAATCCGGTCAAATACATGGAGTCCCGGGACGCAAAGGCGCGCAAGATGCTTGGCGAGACCGGAGGGCTTGGAACCGTGGCCACAAGGGCGGATATTATAGAAAAACTATTCCACTCCTTCCTGATAGAGAAAAAAGGAAATGAGATTCTCATCACTTCCAAAGGAAAGCAGCTTCTGGAACTAGTTCCCGAGGACTTAAAGAAGCCGGAACTTACGGCCAAGTGGGAACTGGAACTTTCCAACATTGCCAAAGGCGCCCACAAAGATGCCCAGTTCCTTGCCGAGATACAGGATTACACCAAGGAACTTATCCAGGAGATCAAGACAGCGGACGGTACCTTCCGCCATGATAATCTGACCAATACCAAGTGTCCAAGATGCGGCAAGCGGATGCTGGCGGTCAATGGAAAGAACGCGCGCCTCCTGGTATGCCAGGACCGGGAATGCGGCTACCGGGAGACCATTGCCCGGCTGAGCAATGCCCGCTGCCCAAACTGCCACAAGAAGATGGAGATTATCAAAAAAGGCGAAGAAGAGACCTTTGTCTGCGCCTGCGGATACAAAGAAAAACTCTCCGCTTTCAAGAAGCGAAGAGAAAAAGAAGGCGCCGGAGTTTCCAAAAAAGATGTCCAGAACTATCTGAAGAAGCAGAAGGAAGAACCAATCAATAATGCTTTTGCAAACGCGCTGGCGAATATCAAGATTGACACATAG
- a CDS encoding Gfo/Idh/MocA family protein, whose translation MMKSIGVAVIGCGFAGNFHSNAWVKVNYLDIKLKAAVDSQIERAESLKEKWNYEYATADYEKVLSDPEVDIIDITLPPFLHLPFAYKAMEAGKHVICDKPLTGYFGDETDEKPVGDKVSKAKMYERILKDLKEAKEKIGNSDKLFMYAENYIYSPAIVKAAEILRKKKSRVIYMNAECSVHGSTSPLSKDWSLVGGGSIMRLGSHPIAGVLYLKQVESEIRGYKIKPVSVVADTGRIVADFPEEDKKHILSKFNDVEDFGHITLTFSDGTKAVILSSEHYMGGIQNHINLITNDGVLECLMTPPNNMRSFFMDDEGLDDVYISENLKCKTGWNNVFVAEETLRGYTAELQAFAEDVAYNREPESGIDIALETTKIMYAAYLSAEKGRRIEL comes from the coding sequence ATGATGAAATCAATTGGTGTGGCGGTAATCGGATGCGGATTTGCCGGAAATTTTCATTCAAACGCATGGGTAAAGGTTAATTATCTGGATATCAAGCTGAAAGCCGCGGTTGACAGCCAGATCGAGCGCGCGGAATCATTGAAGGAGAAGTGGAATTATGAATATGCAACGGCGGATTACGAGAAAGTACTTTCCGACCCGGAAGTGGATATTATTGACATTACGCTTCCCCCGTTTCTCCATCTGCCTTTTGCCTATAAGGCAATGGAGGCAGGCAAGCATGTTATCTGCGACAAGCCTCTGACCGGGTATTTTGGAGATGAGACGGATGAGAAGCCGGTGGGGGACAAAGTTTCAAAAGCGAAAATGTATGAAAGAATTTTAAAAGACCTCAAGGAGGCAAAAGAGAAAATAGGAAACAGCGACAAACTCTTTATGTATGCGGAAAACTATATTTATTCCCCTGCCATTGTAAAGGCAGCGGAAATTCTGAGAAAGAAAAAAAGCCGCGTGATCTATATGAACGCAGAATGCAGCGTTCACGGATCTACCTCGCCGCTGTCCAAAGACTGGAGTCTCGTAGGAGGCGGCAGCATCATGCGTCTTGGCTCTCACCCGATTGCTGGCGTGCTGTATCTGAAACAGGTGGAGTCCGAGATACGCGGCTATAAGATCAAGCCAGTAAGCGTCGTCGCGGATACTGGAAGAATTGTAGCCGATTTCCCGGAAGAAGATAAGAAGCATATCCTGAGTAAATTTAATGATGTGGAAGATTTCGGACATATCACGCTTACCTTCTCCGACGGCACAAAAGCAGTTATACTAAGTTCCGAACACTATATGGGGGGAATTCAGAATCATATTAATCTCATCACAAATGACGGAGTTCTCGAGTGCCTCATGACGCCTCCAAATAACATGAGAAGTTTCTTTATGGACGATGAGGGACTGGATGACGTCTATATCTCCGAGAATCTGAAGTGTAAAACCGGCTGGAACAATGTGTTTGTGGCGGAGGAGACATTAAGAGGCTACACAGCGGAATTACAGGCGTTTGCTGAGGATGTGGCCTATAACAGAGAGCCTGAATCAGGAATCGATATCGCGCTGGAGACAACAAAGATTATGTATGCCGCATATCTTTCCGCCGAGAAAGGCAGAAGAATTGAACTTTAA
- a CDS encoding ISLre2 family transposase — translation MIKSIKYFEEECIKKFEKLVDDFMKEPTKIAEYVLGVTDELHKLGLEMIKESLESMDQMLQESPIRKKNWVVEAHDTKQLTTSLGDVQFAKTLFKNRETGKSEYLLDKIIGLEPKERMTEDAEAKLLEEAVQTSYRRGGEAASLTTDVTKQTVKNKIHELKFPKNAEKPKIKKVVDYLYIDADEDHVSLQFREHKGDLIRNDNNQKNNCLITKLIYVYEGTEREAPKSHRYRLVNPYYFCGVNTGEENHRFWDEVYEYLDSHYDLSKVKKIYVNSDGGAWIMAGIKRIEGAIHVLDGFHLETYLTKLTSHMKDTKDDAKQELRDCIRSQTKADFIKLVDRLEEYPNAGLERMEKAREYILCNWSAAKRRLKHKDGVKGSSTEGHVSHVLSSRMSSRPLGWSVIGATNMARLRAYYYNGGDMLELVRFQEKEIPKAAGAEEYNLLSSAQIISSERDRHGELGKYAETISHSISLQSKKKMYFNSHIWGL, via the coding sequence ATGATTAAAAGTATAAAATATTTTGAGGAAGAATGCATTAAAAAATTTGAAAAACTTGTAGATGATTTTATGAAAGAGCCAACAAAGATAGCAGAGTATGTTCTTGGCGTAACAGATGAATTACACAAGCTTGGTCTGGAAATGATTAAAGAATCGCTGGAGTCTATGGATCAAATGCTTCAGGAAAGTCCCATTCGTAAGAAAAACTGGGTTGTAGAAGCTCATGATACAAAGCAACTCACAACGTCTCTCGGAGATGTGCAGTTTGCTAAAACATTATTTAAAAATCGGGAGACAGGAAAAAGTGAATATCTGCTAGATAAGATAATCGGACTCGAACCAAAGGAAAGAATGACTGAAGATGCAGAGGCAAAACTGCTAGAGGAGGCTGTGCAAACCTCATATCGTCGTGGAGGGGAAGCTGCCAGTTTAACTACTGATGTAACAAAACAGACTGTGAAAAACAAAATCCATGAATTGAAATTTCCTAAAAATGCAGAGAAACCAAAAATAAAGAAGGTGGTCGATTATCTATATATTGATGCTGATGAAGACCATGTATCCCTGCAATTTCGCGAACATAAGGGCGATTTGATAAGGAACGATAATAATCAGAAAAACAACTGCTTAATTACAAAGTTAATCTACGTGTATGAAGGAACTGAAAGAGAAGCTCCTAAGAGTCACAGGTACCGGTTGGTAAATCCTTACTATTTCTGTGGTGTAAACACTGGCGAGGAAAATCACAGATTCTGGGACGAAGTGTATGAATATTTAGACAGCCATTATGACTTAAGCAAAGTAAAGAAAATATATGTAAACTCAGATGGCGGGGCTTGGATAATGGCAGGTATTAAGCGAATTGAAGGAGCAATTCACGTACTGGATGGATTTCATCTGGAAACATATTTAACGAAACTCACAAGCCACATGAAAGATACAAAGGATGATGCAAAACAGGAACTGAGAGACTGTATACGAAGTCAAACAAAAGCAGACTTTATAAAATTGGTTGATAGGTTAGAAGAATACCCGAATGCAGGGCTAGAGCGAATGGAAAAAGCCAGAGAATATATACTGTGTAACTGGAGTGCCGCAAAGCGCAGATTAAAACATAAAGATGGTGTAAAAGGGAGTAGTACGGAAGGTCATGTAAGTCATGTTCTTTCAAGTCGAATGAGTTCACGCCCATTAGGCTGGAGTGTTATTGGTGCAACAAACATGGCTAGACTCAGGGCTTATTATTACAATGGTGGAGATATGCTGGAACTTGTACGTTTTCAGGAAAAAGAGATTCCGAAAGCTGCTGGAGCAGAAGAATATAATCTTCTAAGCAGTGCCCAGATAATATCATCAGAGAGAGACCGCCATGGCGAACTAGGAAAATATGCGGAAACAATTAGTCACAGTATATCATTACAAAGCAAAAAGAAAATGTATTTCAACAGTCATATCTGGGGCTTATAA
- a CDS encoding LysR family transcriptional regulator produces MNLNQLRAFCTLSRTLHYSRASEELQIAQPSLSRMIAQLEKELGTPLFEKQGRNIILTKQGEIFLDHVSRGVGEIDQGVSVLKEFIDPGQGTIDFAFIYALSPSFVPHLVKKFLDAPENKNIHFHFYQGNSRDIIRKIKEGSCDVGFCSYVEDEPLVELRPITRQEYVLMVSRHHPLARKHTVTLKEAACYDFILPLDKTSFVEQQLKKASITPSVSSRVEEDHAAAALVSINLGIAIIPKNKMLEHYDVKLIPFGPEPLYRVFYMATSKGHSFTPAAGKFYRFLLEETKR; encoded by the coding sequence ATGAATCTGAATCAGCTGCGTGCCTTCTGCACGCTTTCCCGTACCCTTCATTATTCCCGTGCTTCGGAGGAACTCCAGATAGCCCAGCCTTCTCTGAGCAGAATGATAGCCCAGCTGGAGAAAGAACTTGGAACCCCGCTGTTTGAAAAGCAGGGGCGCAACATTATTCTCACAAAGCAGGGGGAAATATTTTTAGATCATGTCAGCCGCGGCGTAGGAGAGATCGACCAAGGAGTGTCCGTATTAAAAGAGTTCATTGATCCAGGGCAGGGAACGATTGACTTTGCTTTCATCTATGCGCTGAGCCCGTCCTTTGTCCCGCATCTGGTGAAGAAATTTCTGGACGCCCCGGAGAATAAGAATATACACTTTCATTTTTACCAGGGGAATTCCAGAGATATTATTAGAAAAATAAAAGAAGGCAGCTGCGATGTGGGATTCTGTTCTTACGTAGAAGATGAACCCCTCGTCGAGCTGCGTCCGATCACGAGGCAGGAATATGTACTTATGGTCTCCAGGCATCATCCGCTTGCGAGAAAGCATACCGTGACCTTAAAGGAGGCGGCCTGCTATGACTTTATCCTTCCGCTGGACAAGACAAGCTTCGTGGAGCAGCAGTTGAAAAAAGCCAGCATCACTCCAAGCGTATCCAGCCGAGTGGAGGAGGATCACGCCGCTGCCGCCCTTGTATCCATCAATCTTGGGATTGCCATAATCCCTAAAAATAAAATGCTGGAGCATTACGACGTGAAACTGATTCCTTTTGGACCGGAACCTTTGTACCGCGTATTTTACATGGCAACCTCAAAGGGGCACAGTTTTACTCCAGCTGCCGGTAAATTTTACCGGTTTCTACTGGAAGAGACAAAAAGATAG
- the aroE gene encoding shikimate dehydrogenase, with amino-acid sequence MSVDVTAKTKLLGVLGTPIEHSSSPKIHNTAFEALGLDYEYLAFDVGPETLGQAIEGLRALGARGFSVTMPNKQIAAQYLDEVSKEGRLSGSVNCALNEDGRLKGYNTDGYGFMETLRSNGVTIEGAKMTLIGTGGASAAICTQAAVDGMREIALFGIKDPTFESGRRLAERLNESTECKVEVLELSDEELLRKHVAQSDVLGNATPVGMGKMEGKSPVNDTSLFRPGLAVMDVIYNPRKTRFLEMAEQNGCTIMNGQNMLLFQGAKSFHIWTGRKMPLELVRPIVEGH; translated from the coding sequence ATGAGTGTAGATGTGACGGCTAAAACAAAGTTGCTGGGAGTACTCGGAACCCCCATTGAGCACAGCAGTTCGCCAAAGATTCACAATACGGCGTTTGAAGCGCTCGGACTGGACTATGAATACCTTGCATTTGACGTCGGGCCGGAAACGCTCGGGCAGGCAATCGAGGGACTGAGGGCGCTCGGAGCCAGGGGATTCAGCGTCACCATGCCAAACAAGCAGATTGCGGCCCAGTATCTGGATGAGGTCAGCAAGGAGGGCAGACTCAGCGGTTCAGTGAACTGTGCGCTGAACGAAGATGGCCGGCTGAAAGGTTACAATACGGATGGATATGGATTTATGGAAACGCTTAGAAGCAATGGCGTTACCATCGAAGGTGCCAAGATGACTCTGATCGGAACGGGAGGCGCAAGCGCTGCCATCTGCACCCAGGCAGCTGTGGACGGCATGCGGGAAATCGCGCTGTTCGGGATTAAGGACCCTACGTTTGAGAGCGGGCGCAGGCTGGCCGAAAGACTGAATGAATCTACGGAATGCAAAGTAGAGGTGCTGGAACTGTCTGACGAAGAACTTCTCAGAAAGCATGTGGCGCAAAGCGATGTCCTCGGAAATGCAACGCCTGTAGGAATGGGGAAAATGGAAGGAAAGAGCCCGGTGAATGATACGAGTCTCTTCCGTCCGGGACTGGCAGTCATGGATGTAATCTACAATCCCAGAAAGACGAGATTTCTTGAAATGGCTGAGCAAAACGGCTGCACGATTATGAACGGGCAGAACATGCTCCTCTTCCAGGGTGCCAAAAGTTTTCACATATGGACAGGCCGAAAGATGCCGCTGGAACTTGTAAGGCCGATCGTGGAAGGACATTGA